GTTTGAAGAAGATGCTTTTAAGGTGGCGGGAACCGATTATTTCTTAATTCCTACTGCCGAAGTCCCGGTCACCAACATGTATCGGGAAGAAATCCTGGAAGCCGAGCAATTGCCGATTCATCACTGTGCCTATAGTGCTTGTTTCCGTGCGGAAGCAGGTTCGGCAGGCCGGGATACCCGGGGTCTGATCCGGCAGCATCAATTTAATAAAGTGGAACTGGTGAAGTTTGCCTTTCCTGAAAATTCTTATGAGGAACTGGAGTCCTTAACCCGGGATGCGGAGAGTATTCTCCAGGAGCTTGAGCTTCCCTATCGGGTGATGGCTCTATCTACGGGGGATCTGGGCTTTACTTCAGCCAAGACTTACGATCTGGAAGTATGGCTGCCCAGCTTTAATACTTACCGGGAGATTTCTTCCTGTAGCAATTTTGAAGATTTTCAGGCCCGCCGGGCCAATATTCGCTTCCGCCGGGCACCGAAAGCCAAGCCTGAGTTTCTCCATACTCTCAATGGCAGTGGTTTAGCCATCGGCCGCACGGTTTCCGCCATTCTTGAAAATTATCAGGAAGCTGACGGCAGAGTGAGAGTTCCTAAAGCGCTTCAGCCTTATTTGGGCGTCGAGTATATTGGGTAGTTGCATTAGCTGGTAAGGTTTATAGTGATTAGGTAATAGTGATTAGATTATAGTTGTTGTATTATAGTGCTTATGTAAATTTACAAGAATAAACATGGAGAAGAGAAAGTTTACATAAGGAATCATTCTGCGTGCTTTCTCGATTCCCTAAAATTAGATAGATCTTGAACATTTACAGAGGAAAAATTTTATGCTATACTAAATTTCGTCACGTCACGGAGGGGTGTCCGAGTGGTTTAAGGAGCCGGTCTTGAAAACCGGTGACTCCGCAAGGGGCCGTGGGTTCGAATCCCACCCCCTCCGCCATTATGGAGTTCTGAAGTTCGTAGTTCGATACGCGAGTTACGGACTTTTTTACAATAATAATGTGGTTGTGCAAACCA
This genomic stretch from Desulfitobacterium chlororespirans DSM 11544 harbors:
- the serS gene encoding serine--tRNA ligase, which encodes MLDLKFVRTNPEIVKEALKKRNSNVSLDDFLEQEEERRKLLFEVESLKAKRNTVSEEVGRRKKHGEDAEQLILEMREVGQKVKNLEDKLGEIEQSMEAVLYEIPNIPHQSVPVGADEEANVQVRAWGNPRSFDFEPLAHYEIGEKLDILDFARAGKVTGARFTFYKGLGAKLERALISFMLDRHSAKGYVEVLPPYMVHRNSMIGTGQLPKFEEDAFKVAGTDYFLIPTAEVPVTNMYREEILEAEQLPIHHCAYSACFRAEAGSAGRDTRGLIRQHQFNKVELVKFAFPENSYEELESLTRDAESILQELELPYRVMALSTGDLGFTSAKTYDLEVWLPSFNTYREISSCSNFEDFQARRANIRFRRAPKAKPEFLHTLNGSGLAIGRTVSAILENYQEADGRVRVPKALQPYLGVEYIG